One Thermococcus sp. LS1 genomic window carries:
- a CDS encoding cytochrome C biogenesis protein, whose amino-acid sequence MKKVFVLLLFSLLAKSALAEPITEFTEFTGLTTLSVIALGILNALRPSIFLMIVFLLSMIALIDEKRVLKVGFSFTAGVLLGYSLIASALMNLHGRFLFLRYFVVAFGIVVGLYKILSSLGYVNISMSNPMKEKSNKILEKATSPLSAFLVGGAMSFLSLSCVLPSYLLVTSLLSDGFSFSIRVALLGIFIGISVLPLVLVTLGFHYGTKYAKLGGAVNKLSKMSGRGDLAMGVVLVLVSVLYLLLF is encoded by the coding sequence ATGAAGAAAGTTTTTGTTCTGCTCTTATTCAGTCTGCTGGCTAAAAGTGCTCTCGCTGAGCCCATTACTGAGTTCACAGAGTTTACCGGTCTAACGACACTTTCGGTGATAGCACTTGGAATTCTGAATGCACTGAGGCCCTCCATCTTCTTGATGATAGTGTTCCTCCTTTCAATGATTGCCCTGATTGATGAAAAGAGGGTTCTCAAAGTAGGGTTTTCCTTTACAGCGGGAGTTCTTCTTGGATACAGCCTCATAGCCTCTGCCTTGATGAATCTTCATGGGAGGTTTTTGTTCCTGAGGTATTTTGTAGTGGCGTTTGGAATTGTTGTGGGGCTGTATAAAATACTCTCTTCGCTCGGCTACGTAAATATATCTATGAGCAACCCGATGAAAGAGAAGAGCAACAAAATTCTTGAAAAAGCCACATCTCCACTGAGTGCCTTCCTGGTGGGAGGTGCAATGTCCTTCCTCTCCCTCTCGTGTGTCCTACCTTCGTATCTCTTGGTGACTTCTCTGCTATCTGATGGGTTCTCCTTTAGTATTCGAGTTGCACTTTTGGGCATATTCATTGGGATATCCGTTCTCCCTCTGGTCCTGGTGACCTTGGGCTTTCACTATGGGACTAAATATGCCAAGCTTGGTGGAGCAGTCAATAAGCTTTCAAAGATGAGCGGCCGGGGGGATCTGGCAATGGGCGTGGTTTTAGTGCTCGTGAGCGTGCTTTACCTCCTGCTCTTTTAG
- a CDS encoding class I SAM-dependent methyltransferase codes for MMKMEKTAKKYDRFSKIYDLFESPMEARAFSKYRKKALSMAEGKVLEIGVGTGKNLPYYPKDVEVIGIDFSRGMLEKAERRRKELGLENVKLLLMDAQNLEFEDNTFDTVVSTFVFCTVPDPIKGLKEAYRVLKPGGKAIFLEHMKSESKLLNIPLYLMDPIMKALVGTSMVRETQKNIEKAGFKIEKVENLFFDIVRLIVATK; via the coding sequence ATGATGAAAATGGAGAAGACTGCCAAAAAATATGATAGATTTTCAAAAATTTACGACCTCTTCGAGAGCCCAATGGAAGCGAGGGCTTTCTCAAAGTACAGAAAGAAAGCCCTAAGTATGGCTGAAGGGAAAGTCCTCGAGATAGGAGTTGGGACTGGGAAGAATCTTCCATATTATCCTAAGGATGTTGAAGTAATTGGTATAGACTTCAGCAGAGGGATGCTCGAAAAAGCGGAGAGAAGGAGAAAAGAGCTCGGTTTAGAAAATGTCAAGCTCCTCCTGATGGACGCCCAAAATTTAGAGTTTGAAGACAACACTTTTGACACGGTTGTGAGTACTTTCGTGTTCTGTACAGTTCCAGACCCCATCAAAGGGTTAAAAGAAGCGTATAGAGTCCTAAAACCCGGAGGGAAGGCGATATTTCTAGAACACATGAAAAGTGAGTCAAAGCTTTTGAACATTCCACTCTACTTGATGGATCCGATAATGAAAGCCCTAGTGGGCACTTCGATGGTGAGAGAGACGCAAAAGAATATTGAAAAGGCTGGCTTCAAGATAGAAAAGGTTGAAAATCTCTTCTTCGACATCGTGAGGTTAATTGTTGCCACAAAATAG
- a CDS encoding SHOCT domain-containing protein — MMFENINAGRFLVHIGEGEWGWHDMMGFGYFGWFGAIFMLLFWILIIVGVVWFIKWIIEQSSGGTSKKSALEILDEKYARGEIDDEEYERRKRKLLEG; from the coding sequence ATGATGTTTGAAAATATTAACGCTGGAAGATTTTTAGTTCATATTGGAGAAGGAGAATGGGGGTGGCACGACATGATGGGATTTGGCTACTTCGGCTGGTTTGGGGCAATATTCATGCTCCTGTTCTGGATACTGATAATAGTTGGGGTAGTGTGGTTCATTAAGTGGATAATCGAGCAGAGCTCAGGAGGCACATCAAAAAAGAGTGCACTTGAGATACTTGACGAGAAGTATGCAAGGGGAGAAATAGACGACGAGGAATATGAAAGAAGGAAGAGAAAACTCTTAGAGGGCTGA
- a CDS encoding heavy metal translocating P-type ATPase has protein sequence MEDFKKRFIVSAILTIPILLLSPLIQKFLGFTFTFTGDRYVLFALSSVVYFYGGKPFLTGMRDEFKKKTPGMMTLIALAITVAFFYSAAVTFGLPGKTFYWELATLIDIMLLGHYIEMRSVLGASRALEELIKLMPTDAHLITPEGIKDVPVSELKKGDVVLVKPGEKIPSDGIIIEGETSVNEAMLTGESKPVYKKPGDIVIGGSINLEGSIKVRIEKTGKETYLMQVVELVKQAQETRSRTQDLANRAAFYLTLIAITAGTITLGSWLYLGKPFVFALERMVTVMVITCPHALGLAVPLVVSVSTSISAKKGILIRNREAFERAKDVQVVVFDKTGTLTEGKFEVTDIIPLDELSEEEILRYAAALEAHSSHPIARGIVEKAEELGLEVYEVRESKVLPGKGVQGVINGKEVFVVSPGFLKENNLWREDERVNKVLDQGKTVVFLIISGKLIGALALADKIRPESREAIKKLHEMGIKAYMLTGDNAKVAKWVAEELGLDGYFAEVLPHQKSEKVKELQEKGFIVSMVGDGINDAPALIQADVGIAIGAGTDVAIESADIILVKNDPRDVITAIHLARATYRKMVQNLAWATGYNTFAIPLAAGALYNYGILLSPAVGALLMSLSTVIVAINAKFLKV, from the coding sequence ATGGAGGACTTTAAGAAGAGATTTATAGTTTCTGCCATACTTACGATTCCGATACTGCTCCTATCTCCGCTGATTCAAAAGTTCCTTGGTTTTACATTCACGTTCACGGGCGATAGATACGTTCTCTTTGCGCTATCGTCAGTGGTTTACTTCTATGGCGGAAAACCATTCCTAACGGGAATGAGAGATGAATTTAAGAAGAAAACCCCCGGAATGATGACGCTAATAGCTTTGGCAATCACGGTTGCCTTTTTCTACAGCGCTGCAGTAACCTTTGGGCTGCCCGGAAAGACCTTCTACTGGGAGCTTGCGACGCTTATCGACATCATGCTTTTGGGGCACTACATAGAGATGCGCTCTGTTCTCGGTGCTTCGAGAGCTTTAGAGGAGCTTATAAAGCTAATGCCAACTGATGCTCACCTAATAACCCCAGAAGGAATAAAAGACGTTCCAGTGAGCGAGCTCAAGAAGGGAGACGTGGTTTTAGTCAAGCCCGGCGAGAAGATACCCTCTGATGGCATCATAATTGAGGGTGAGACGAGCGTAAACGAGGCAATGCTCACCGGTGAGTCAAAGCCTGTCTATAAAAAGCCTGGTGACATTGTTATTGGTGGTTCAATAAACTTGGAAGGCTCAATTAAAGTAAGGATTGAGAAGACTGGAAAAGAGACCTACTTGATGCAGGTGGTTGAGCTTGTAAAGCAGGCCCAAGAGACGAGGTCGAGGACTCAAGATTTAGCGAACAGGGCCGCTTTCTACCTCACGCTAATAGCAATAACCGCGGGAACTATAACGCTCGGGAGTTGGCTCTACCTCGGGAAGCCCTTTGTATTTGCCCTTGAGAGGATGGTTACAGTGATGGTCATAACCTGCCCGCACGCGCTCGGCCTGGCAGTTCCGCTGGTGGTGTCGGTGTCAACATCAATCTCGGCGAAAAAGGGTATCCTCATCAGGAACAGGGAAGCCTTTGAGAGGGCAAAGGATGTACAGGTCGTCGTCTTCGATAAGACAGGAACACTGACGGAAGGGAAGTTCGAGGTAACTGATATAATCCCACTTGACGAGCTGAGCGAGGAGGAGATACTTAGGTACGCGGCCGCACTTGAGGCGCACTCAAGCCACCCGATAGCTCGAGGCATAGTTGAGAAGGCGGAGGAGCTCGGCCTTGAGGTTTACGAGGTTAGAGAATCAAAGGTTCTACCGGGCAAAGGTGTCCAAGGCGTCATCAACGGAAAAGAAGTTTTCGTGGTCAGTCCAGGATTCCTCAAAGAGAACAACCTGTGGAGGGAGGACGAGCGCGTCAACAAGGTGCTAGATCAGGGTAAGACCGTGGTGTTCTTAATCATCAGTGGAAAGCTGATTGGTGCCTTGGCTTTAGCCGATAAGATAAGGCCCGAGTCGAGAGAGGCGATAAAGAAACTCCACGAGATGGGGATTAAAGCTTACATGCTCACAGGAGACAACGCTAAAGTTGCAAAGTGGGTTGCTGAGGAGCTTGGCCTGGATGGCTACTTTGCTGAAGTTCTGCCCCACCAGAAGTCGGAGAAAGTTAAGGAGCTTCAAGAAAAAGGCTTTATCGTCTCAATGGTTGGGGACGGAATAAACGATGCCCCAGCACTAATCCAGGCGGATGTGGGTATAGCAATCGGAGCAGGAACCGATGTGGCAATAGAAAGTGCCGATATAATCTTGGTTAAAAATGATCCAAGAGACGTTATAACAGCGATACACCTTGCAAGAGCAACATATAGGAAGATGGTGCAGAATTTGGCATGGGCAACTGGCTACAACACATTCGCAATTCCCTTGGCAGCAGGGGCGCTTTACAACTATGGAATACTGTTAAGTCCAGCAGTAGGGGCTTTGCTGATGAGCTTGAGCACGGTGATAGTCGCGATAAACGCGAAGTTTTTGAAAGTTTGA
- a CDS encoding methyltransferase domain-containing protein encodes MAELVGEEGKVYGIDISSGMLEVSKRRFEKAGLLDRVELYCGDASKLPYEDNKFDAVFMSFTLELFDTPEIPKVLNEIKRVLKPGGRLGVVSMSKEGGNVLLRLYEWLHEKFPQYIDCRPIYVEQSIREAGFEIKHKERVWLFGLPGEIVIGIKRDIQ; translated from the coding sequence ATGGCTGAGTTAGTAGGTGAAGAGGGAAAAGTTTACGGTATTGACATTTCTTCTGGGATGCTGGAAGTTAGTAAAAGGAGATTTGAAAAAGCTGGGCTTTTAGATAGAGTCGAGCTGTACTGTGGAGACGCCTCAAAATTGCCCTATGAGGATAACAAGTTTGATGCTGTTTTCATGAGCTTCACCCTGGAGCTCTTTGACACACCGGAGATTCCGAAAGTTCTTAATGAGATTAAAAGGGTTCTAAAACCTGGTGGGAGGCTTGGAGTTGTCAGCATGTCAAAAGAAGGTGGGAATGTTTTGCTGAGGCTTTATGAGTGGCTCCACGAAAAGTTTCCCCAATATATTGACTGTAGACCTATCTATGTTGAGCAATCAATAAGAGAGGCCGGATTTGAGATAAAGCACAAAGAGAGAGTGTGGTTATTTGGGCTGCCGGGAGAGATCGTTATTGGAATAAAGCGTGATATACAGTAG